The following proteins come from a genomic window of Triticum aestivum cultivar Chinese Spring chromosome 6A, IWGSC CS RefSeq v2.1, whole genome shotgun sequence:
- the LOC123129888 gene encoding uncharacterized protein codes for MGDPSAVHLPDLVLAEIFVRLPSKDFHRCRCLSRAWAAALSSDDLIDRHLSVHGKIRLHYDDVMTHLVFECSIRRRIVTELESLGDGETSSEEKESSERDCEVPEENENGQETPKEDDNETDDDDDFNFEEECWREEYRTKGYVEAYEDYYTAMPYCNALWEKAKEEILGIKATDSNDYDEASAMLLKACTVPYGALHPRIRQPFLEEDPSMHPLSGQGKSKGHIDARSIRGRERTEEEVDQEIIAFLRRLRDMDPQAPLLREFDTYQLPPIPPQGQDGVVSFEEGVVQEDGSDYSDNGDVCQHSVVDDS; via the exons ATGGGTGATCCGTCGGCGGTCCACCTTCCCGACCTCGTGCTCGCGGAGATCTTCGTGCGGCTGCCGTCCAAGGACTTCCACCGGTGCCGCTGCCTCTCCCGCGCCTGGGCAGCCGCCCTCTCCTCCGACGACCTCATCGACCGTCACCTCTCGGTGCACGGCAAGATCCGGCTGCACTACGACGACGTCATGACACACCTGGTCTTCGAGTGCTCCATTCGCCGTCGCATAGTGACAGAGCTCGAGAGCTTGGGCGACGGCGAGACGTCTTCCGAGGAGAAAGAGAGCAGCGAGCGCGACTGTGAGGTGCCAGAAGAGAACGAGAACGGTCAGGAGACTCCCAAGGAAGACGATAATGAaacagatgatgatgatgattttaatTTCGAAGAAGAGTGTTGGCGAGAGGAATACCGGACCAAAGGCTATGTGGAGGCATACGAGGACTACTATACTGCGATGCCATATTGCAATGCATTGTGGGAAAAGGCAAAGGAGGAAATTCTTGGGATCAAGGCTACCGACTCCAATGACTATGACGAAGCCAGCGCCATGCTCCTTAAAGCATGCACCGTTCCATACGGTGCTCTCCATCCCCGCATCCGGCAACCGTTCTTGGAAGAGGACCCTTCCATGCACCCCTTGAGCGGCCAAGGAAAATCAAAAGGGCATATTGACGCCAGGAGTATTCGTGGCCGCGAGAGGACGGAAGAGGAGGTCGACCAAGAAATCATTGCTTTTCTCAGGAGATTACGTGATATGGACCCACAAGCACCA CTTTTGAGGGAGTTTGATACCTACCAGTTGCCACCCATACCTCCGCAAGGGCAAGACGGGGTGGTTTCTTTTGAGGAAGGGGTTGTGCAAGAAGATGGCTCCGACTACTCGGATAATGGGGATGTTTGCCAGCACTCTGTCGTCGACGACTCTTAG